A genome region from Nocardia sp. NBC_01730 includes the following:
- a CDS encoding cold-shock protein — MTQGSVKWFNSEKGFGFIAQDGGGPDVFVHYSAVSGSGFKSLEEGQRVEFEVGQGQKGPQAQDVRAI, encoded by the coding sequence ATGACTCAAGGCAGTGTGAAGTGGTTCAACAGCGAAAAAGGCTTCGGCTTCATCGCGCAAGACGGTGGCGGTCCTGACGTCTTCGTTCATTATTCCGCCGTGTCCGGCTCGGGATTCAAGTCCCTTGAAGAGGGGCAGCGCGTGGAGTTCGAGGTCGGCCAAGGACAGAAGGGCCCGCAGGCCCAGGACGTCCGCGCCATCTGA
- a CDS encoding DUF6968 family protein has product MRESEHGDAIASTKWRRIREVIATRTIADATREVSIEVGKPQMAPGDTGVVCGFRIQDIGERWAHGADTIAALYRALQEIAAELRQANDRGAQFEVTEPSDPRFPAAPTRPSRAAATADHEPQALIAARTLRDADSSLSIIIGRPYLAADGRHLCRFHISEQGSSVATGVDEIQALHTAVSMISERLGLPHDWPVSRLS; this is encoded by the coding sequence ATGCGCGAGTCCGAACACGGCGATGCGATCGCGAGCACGAAATGGCGGCGGATCAGGGAAGTGATCGCGACCCGGACCATCGCCGACGCGACGCGGGAAGTGTCGATCGAAGTCGGCAAACCGCAGATGGCCCCCGGCGACACCGGTGTGGTGTGCGGATTCCGCATCCAAGACATCGGAGAGCGCTGGGCGCACGGCGCCGATACGATCGCGGCGCTGTACCGCGCCCTCCAGGAGATCGCCGCCGAGCTGCGACAGGCCAACGACCGAGGGGCGCAGTTCGAGGTGACCGAACCGTCCGATCCACGGTTCCCCGCCGCCCCCACTCGGCCGTCCCGTGCCGCAGCGACAGCGGATCACGAGCCGCAGGCGCTGATTGCCGCGCGCACTCTGCGCGACGCCGACAGCTCGCTGTCGATCATCATCGGCAGGCCGTACCTCGCGGCCGACGGACGTCATCTATGCCGGTTCCACATCAGCGAGCAGGGCTCTTCCGTCGCCACCGGCGTCGACGAGATCCAGGCGCTGCACACCGCGGTCAGCATGATCAGCGAACGCCTGGGGCTGCCGCACGATTGGCCGGTCAGCCGCCTGTCCTGA